The genomic interval CCCCACGGCGTGGTTCTGCAGTAACGATTTATTAGCCCTCAAGCTCATTAATCATCTGACTTCAAAGGGGGTCAATGTGCCCGACGATGTGTCGGTGGTGGGGTTTGATGGTATGGCTCTGGGGCAAATCGTATCGCCGCCGTTGGCGTCGATTCAGGTGCCTCATCACGATATGGGATTGTGCGCTGTTGATCTGTTGTTCAATTCAAAGTGCAGGAATGCCTTGCCTTTGGCCCGACAACTCGATTACCAGCCGCATTTTTCGGGCACGGTAGCCAAAGCTCAATCATCTATCAGCGAATACCTTGATCACTAGCAGGAGAGTGTTATGAATGTCATTAAACAAGCGGCCAGAGTGGCTTTGCTGTCATTAGGTTTAAGCGGCGGTGTTTCTTACGCAGCGGATGCGATTTGCTACAACTGTCCACCAGAATGGGCCAACTGGGGAGGTCAGTTGCAACTGATCAAACAAGACCTGGGCATCACTATTCCGATGGACAACAAGAACTCCGGTCAGTCTCTGTCTCAGTTGCTGGCAGAAAAAGACAGCCCGGTGGCTGACGTGGTCTATTACGGTGTGTCGTTTGGTATTAAAGCGGCGGAAAAAGATGTCGTTGCGCCTTATAAGCCTAAAAACTGGGATCAGATTCCCAGCGGTTTGAAAGATCCTCAAGGTCGCTGGTTTGCGATTCATTCCGGCACAATTGGTTTCTTTGTTAACAAAGATGCGCTGGATGGTCGTCCGGTGCCACAATCCTGGGCGGATCTGTTAAAGCCCGAATACAAAGGCATGATCGGTTATCTTGATCCGACCAGTGCATTCGTGGGTTATGCCAGCGCGGTTGCTGTGAACCAGGCTCTGGGTGGCAGCACTGATGATTTTTCTCCAGCCATCAATTATTTCAAAGAACTTTCAAAGAATCGCCCTATCGTGCCAAAGCAAACCGCTTATGCGCGGGTGATCTCGGGTGAGATTCCCATTCTTCTGGACTATGACTTCAACGCCTACCGCGCCAAATACAAAGACGGTGCAAATGTTGAGTTTGTGATTCCCAAAGAAGGTTCGCTGGTGGTGCCTTACGTGATGAGTGCCGTGAAGAATTCGCCGCACCCTGACAACGGCCATAAGGTACTGGATTTTGTGTTGTCCGATAAAGGTCAGCGCTTGTGGGCTGAAGCGTATTTGCGTCCGGTCATCACTTCGGCGATGACGGCTGACATTCAGAAGAAGTTTTTGCCGGCTTCCGAGTACGCGCGTGCGGCAACGGTGGATTTTGGGAAAATGGCAGAAGTGCAAAACGGATTTGCCGAGCGTTATATGACCGAAGTTCGCTAACGGATCGCATTTGACCCTGGAAGTCAGCACTAAGTGAGCTTTCAGGGTTTCTTCATTTTTATTATCACGAGTTGCAAATTTGTCTTATGACGCATAAACGTCCGTATGTTTTTTTGATGATTCCCGCGTTAATCATTTGTGTGGCGTTCTTTGTTTTGCCGATGATGATGCTGTTGTGGTTATCCATCACTGATCAGCATGCTATCAGTTATTGGTACATTCTCACCAAGCCGGTTTACCTGGAAAGTTTGTGGTCAACGCTGTGGTTATCCGTCACGGTGACACTGGCAAGCCTGATCATCGCCACGGTGGTGGGGTTGTTTTTGACCCGCCATGAGTTTCCGGGAAAAGCGGTGCTGGTGGCGATGCTGGGCTTTCCACTGGTGTTTCCCGGAGTGGTGATTGGTTTCTTTGTCATCATGCTCGCTGGCCGGCAGGGGTTGTTTGCTGAGCTGGGGCTGGCACTGGTGGGTGAACGCTGGACTTTTGCCTATTCCATTTCCGGTTTGTTTGTGGGCTATCTTTATTTTTCCATTCCCCGTGTGGTGTTAACGGTCATGGGCGCGGCCGAGAAACTGGATCTTAATCTGATTGAAGCCGGTCGCTCGTTAGGGGCCAATCGCTGGCAGATGTTGCGTGACATTACTTTACCGGCGCTGATGCCGGGTTTGATTTCATCCGGCTCGATTTGTTTTGCAACGTCCATGGGCGCATTCGGTACTGCGTTCACTCTGGCGACGGATCTGAATGTATTACCCATGACGATCTACAGTGAGTTTACTCTCAATGCCAACTTCGCCATGGCGGCGGCTTTAAGCCTGTTGTTGGGGTTTATGACGTGGTTATGTCTGGCCGTTGCCCGTCGTCAAGGCGGTGCGTCGTTGGCAATGGGGGCATGATATGAAAAAAGGAGTCGTGTTTTACCTGCAGCTGGGTTTTACCTTGCTGGTGTGTGCGTTTCTGATTGTACCGGTGCTGATGTCGATAACGGCCGGCCTGACCAATAATTACTTCGTTGGTATTTCCAGTGGCCTTACGTTGCGTTGGTTGATCCAGGTATGGGATCTGTATGCCGACACCATCTGGCTGACGTTATTGATTGCCCTGACAACCACTCTGGTGAATCTCTGTGTGGGGGTGCCGTGTGCCTACTACCTGGCACGAACACGCAGCCGCTTCTCAGCCTGGCTGGATGAGTGCCTCACCTTGCCGATAGCCGTTCCGGGAATGGCCATTGCGTTGGGTCTGTTGTCGGTGTATGGCGGATTCAGTGCGCTGCGCATGAGCTGGTATTTCATCCTGATCGGGCATGTGGTGTTTACTTTGCCGTTTATGGTGAAGTCGGTTCTGGCGGTGCTGCAGAGTATTAATTTCCGTATTCTGGAAGAGGGTGCCGCCAGCCTTGGAGCCGGTTTTTGGCAGCGGTTTTTTCACGTCATTGTGCCGAACTGCAAGACCGGCATTATCAGTGGCGTGTTGATGACGCTGACCTTATCTGCCGGCGAATTCAATCTGACCTGGATGCTGCATACGCCGCTGACCAAGACGCTACCGGTTGGACTGGCAGATTCATACGCCTCCATGCGCCTGGAGGTGAGTTCCGCTTATACCCTGATTTTCCTCGCTATGATTTTGCCGCTGTTGGTGGCGGCGCAATGGTTTAACCGTAAACCCAGGACAGCTCTGAAGCATGTCGTTGAGGAGGTCGGGGGTCCAATCGATCCGGCGCGGGTATGCCGGTTCCGGAGCGCTCTTGTGCAAGCCCTGAATGACAGTTCATCCAAGGGGCGATAGGCAATACCGCTCACGATCCAGATAGTGTCCTGAGCGAATGGCTTAGGATGATAACGATTTACCCAGATACAACGATTTTGGTGTCCAATGAACAACGCTCAGGCCAGTGTGGCCATTACTTTGAAACACGTGCAGAAAACTTTTGCAGATGGCACGGTTGCCTTAAAACCACAGAATCTGCATATCGAAAAAGGCGAAATTCTGGTATTGCTCGGCCCGTCCGGTTGCGGCAAAACAACGACCTTGCGTTTGATTGCGGGATTGGAGTTTTGTGATCCGGGTGGGCAGATTCTATTTGGTGATCGCGATGTCACCAACATTGCCATTGAGCAACGTCGGGTGGGCATGGTTTTTCAGTCTTATGCGCTGTTTCCCAATATGAACGTCAGTGAAAACATCGGCTATGGTTTGCGTGTTCGTGGTGAGAGCAAGGCCCTCCGGGCACAAAAGATTGAAGAAATGCTGGCTTTGTTTGATCTGCAACCCTATGCCCATCGGCATATTGATCAGCTTTCCGGTGGGCAGCGCCAGCGTGTCGCCCTGGCACGCGCCATCGTTACCGAGCCGGAAGTGTTATTGCTCGATGAACCTTTATCGGCGCTGGACGCGTTCCTGAAAAAACGTTTGCGCACGGACATCAATGCGCTGTTGAAGCGCTTGGGGATTACTGCGGTTTATGTGACCCACGATCAGGAAGAAGCCATGGCGATGGGAGATCGGATTGCGGTGCTGGACCACGGTGAAATCGTTCAGATTGGCTCAGCGCAAGACATCTATCATGCGCCCAACAGCGCGTTTGTAGCGAACTTCATCGGCCACATGAATCATTTCTCAGGACGACTGAACGGCCGGCATCTGCACTTTGATCAGCAGTCGATGCCATTGCCGGAATCCTTATGGCCGGCGGTGCGGGAAGGCGTATTAAGTGATGGTGCGCCGGTTCAGTGTATGGCCCGTCCGGAAGATATTCGGATCATCGATGGCGCAGAAGCGACGCTGCAGGGACGTGTGACGCAAAGCGTCTTTCTGGGGGATCGGACACGCCTTTTGGTAGAGGTGGCCGGAGTAGCCGATTGCATCTATGTGGACTGTTTTGAGCGTCGTGTTTATCAACAGGGAGAAACCGTGGGACTGGCGATTCCTCCTTCACGCTTGGTGATGTTGCCGATGCTGTCAGACAGGAGTGCATCATGTTAATCGCACAGCTGACGGATCTTCACATCAAGAAAGGCGGCAAAATAGCGTATCAAAAAGTCGATACTCTTCAATGTTTAAGAGCGGCTGTGGCGCACATTAATGCCTTGCAGCCCCAGCCGGACTGGGTGGTTGTGACGGGAGATCTGGGTGACTTCGGCCGGCCGGATGAATATGCAGTGTTGGTGCCCGAGTTAAAACAACTGAATATGCCGGTGAAGGTTATTCCAGGGAATCATGATCACCGTGCTGCATTGCGCGAGGCGTTCGCAGGTTTTGTGACTTTTGACCATGATGACTATTGCCATTTTGTACAATCCGCGGGTGGTTACCGGTTGATCGGGTTGGATTCATCCGTGCCCGGAAAACCCCATGGGCATGTAACAGCGGCTTCGTTGCTATGGTTGGCGGATCGTCTGGTGGAGTCACCTGATTGCCCGACATTGCTGTTTTTACATCATCCTCCGTTGGCAGTGGGGTTAGGGCATATGGATGTGCAAAAACTGCTCAATGATGATGATCTTTGGCAGGTGGTACGTCATCATCCGCAGGTGAAAGGGCTTGTGGTCGGGCATCTGCATCGACCGGTCTATGGTACCTGGCATGGTCTGCCGGTCTGGGTCGGCCCGTCCCACAGCCATGCGGTCACTCTGGATCTACGTGCTGATGCGCCTTCCAGTTTTTCATTGGAAGCCCCCGCGATTCAGCTGTTCAAACTGACTCCGGACAGTATTGTTAGTCACATAAGTTATATTCGTAAGGCAGGAGAAATTCAGGGGCCCTACCCTTTCTTTGATGAGCATAACAAGCTTATTGATTAGTCCAGGCCCGGCGATTTGTTTGGTTGCCGGGTTAATCGTTTAGTCACCTCCCTCAATGTCTCTAGGGGGCCTCTGAAAAACAGGAATAGTTTTGATGCAGGCCAGTAAACCACTCGCAACACCGCAGTTTACTGGCGTAAATGAGGATGTGAGACAGGGGCTGACAACGTCCTGCGCGAAAATAGTCCATTTTTCAGAGATTCCCTAGCTATCCCCTCAGTCCACGACCTGCTTTAGCGGCTTTGAGCAGGCG from Gynuella sunshinyii YC6258 carries:
- a CDS encoding ABC transporter substrate-binding protein, with the protein product MNVIKQAARVALLSLGLSGGVSYAADAICYNCPPEWANWGGQLQLIKQDLGITIPMDNKNSGQSLSQLLAEKDSPVADVVYYGVSFGIKAAEKDVVAPYKPKNWDQIPSGLKDPQGRWFAIHSGTIGFFVNKDALDGRPVPQSWADLLKPEYKGMIGYLDPTSAFVGYASAVAVNQALGGSTDDFSPAINYFKELSKNRPIVPKQTAYARVISGEIPILLDYDFNAYRAKYKDGANVEFVIPKEGSLVVPYVMSAVKNSPHPDNGHKVLDFVLSDKGQRLWAEAYLRPVITSAMTADIQKKFLPASEYARAATVDFGKMAEVQNGFAERYMTEVR
- a CDS encoding ABC transporter permease, yielding MTHKRPYVFLMIPALIICVAFFVLPMMMLLWLSITDQHAISYWYILTKPVYLESLWSTLWLSVTVTLASLIIATVVGLFLTRHEFPGKAVLVAMLGFPLVFPGVVIGFFVIMLAGRQGLFAELGLALVGERWTFAYSISGLFVGYLYFSIPRVVLTVMGAAEKLDLNLIEAGRSLGANRWQMLRDITLPALMPGLISSGSICFATSMGAFGTAFTLATDLNVLPMTIYSEFTLNANFAMAAALSLLLGFMTWLCLAVARRQGGASLAMGA
- a CDS encoding ABC transporter permease; the encoded protein is MKKGVVFYLQLGFTLLVCAFLIVPVLMSITAGLTNNYFVGISSGLTLRWLIQVWDLYADTIWLTLLIALTTTLVNLCVGVPCAYYLARTRSRFSAWLDECLTLPIAVPGMAIALGLLSVYGGFSALRMSWYFILIGHVVFTLPFMVKSVLAVLQSINFRILEEGAASLGAGFWQRFFHVIVPNCKTGIISGVLMTLTLSAGEFNLTWMLHTPLTKTLPVGLADSYASMRLEVSSAYTLIFLAMILPLLVAAQWFNRKPRTALKHVVEEVGGPIDPARVCRFRSALVQALNDSSSKGR
- a CDS encoding ABC transporter ATP-binding protein — its product is MNNAQASVAITLKHVQKTFADGTVALKPQNLHIEKGEILVLLGPSGCGKTTTLRLIAGLEFCDPGGQILFGDRDVTNIAIEQRRVGMVFQSYALFPNMNVSENIGYGLRVRGESKALRAQKIEEMLALFDLQPYAHRHIDQLSGGQRQRVALARAIVTEPEVLLLDEPLSALDAFLKKRLRTDINALLKRLGITAVYVTHDQEEAMAMGDRIAVLDHGEIVQIGSAQDIYHAPNSAFVANFIGHMNHFSGRLNGRHLHFDQQSMPLPESLWPAVREGVLSDGAPVQCMARPEDIRIIDGAEATLQGRVTQSVFLGDRTRLLVEVAGVADCIYVDCFERRVYQQGETVGLAIPPSRLVMLPMLSDRSASC
- a CDS encoding phosphodiesterase codes for the protein MLIAQLTDLHIKKGGKIAYQKVDTLQCLRAAVAHINALQPQPDWVVVTGDLGDFGRPDEYAVLVPELKQLNMPVKVIPGNHDHRAALREAFAGFVTFDHDDYCHFVQSAGGYRLIGLDSSVPGKPHGHVTAASLLWLADRLVESPDCPTLLFLHHPPLAVGLGHMDVQKLLNDDDLWQVVRHHPQVKGLVVGHLHRPVYGTWHGLPVWVGPSHSHAVTLDLRADAPSSFSLEAPAIQLFKLTPDSIVSHISYIRKAGEIQGPYPFFDEHNKLID